The Juglans regia cultivar Chandler chromosome 11, Walnut 2.0, whole genome shotgun sequence genome contains the following window.
GTATACGTATCAAACCAATCGAGCgtcaaatatttcaaattctacaTTCATTATCAATCATGTTGTGTTTCTACCCACGATCACAAATATGGATCAAATAGagatagtaatgaaaaaatatattcatcattttataatcatgtgacattagatgataggtttataagtgaaatataataaatagtctctaattatataatgttatataatgAGAGAATGATAAGAATtaaaatgataagtaaaattatatgcaaaatatcaaaataattgaaTACTTCCTCTTTGAATttggaatttttaaaattttatgtcgTATAATGGGGTTGTATTTGAGACGCTCCACCCCTTGTGCATGTTGTGgacttatttaaataaatgaatgtctgattattatataaataaaatattgtacaCATTGAGCACACGAGGTGACACCTAGAATCATTGATAATGGAAGCCACGAAGGCTGGAGGGGTAACTTGGGAAACAGGAGAACTGGTGCTACGGTATAAATAGGGTCGTTAGCTGCAGCTGTCGACTCTACTTCCATTTTCATCCTTTTATTGTCATCATGATTCATCAAGGCAGAAACAAATGATTCACAAAAGCCCAAACGCCACTCTCTCTTTCTACATTTATTAttcgctcgctctctctctctctctctactcagTTTTACTTTGATTCACTCGTAAACGCTTTACCTTCTTCACTTGTTTTCTTTCCAATATCTATTTTTCTGACTCGTGCTTGGTCTGGTGCTAGCACCAATAATTGATCAGACTTTAATTGTTTGGTACCAAGTTGGTATCTGCGTGGAGGAGACTGTTTGAGATGGCTTCAGATGAGACTATGACCATCCACTCTTCAACACAGGAAGATGACTACGATGAAGATATCTATGATGGgtatgatcatgatcaacaaCCCCATCCCCTGATCAACCTGTCTAGGCTTTCCGTCTGTACGAGCAGTTCTAATTTGTACGAGAATGAtcatgaagatgatgatgatgatgatgatgatgatgttggcCATGGGAACTACTATCAAGCTGCAGAAGGAGACAATGGCATGAGGATGTTCATGTCACGCTTGTCCATTGAAAGCTTTGATGCAGACGAGGAATACTCCGATGAAAAAGAAGGCAAAGAACTAACGGGGTTGTCACCTGATTCCGACAGCGAACAGGGTTGTTTTTCACTCCCGGCGACACCACGTCGTAGGAACCGGGGTCACGGGCTGCTGAATCAGAATCATCAGCAGCTGATAGGGGTCAAAGAGTATGCGAGCGAGAATGAAGCTCAAAAGGGTCTTCTAGCAAGAAAGAAGACGAGGAACAATGTGAGGAGAAGGAAAATCATCAGGGAGAGACGTCCGTTGGAAAAAGCAGGTTGGGAAAACTTTGACTGCAACAAGATGAGTAAGAACAACATGATGATGGACATGGGCGGGATGGATGCCGCGGGGGTTAATAATTCCAATTGCCAAAGCGTCAGTGGGGAAAGCGACCAGGGCAGTGCGGGTGGCGGTGCTGGCGGCTGTAGTGGCGCAGGGGTGATGGTGATAACCAGGCCAAAGGGAGGCAGGAGGTCTCTGTGCATGGACTTGGAGGAAGTGAAGGCTTGCAGAGATCTTGGGTTTGAGTTGGAACACGAGCGCATGCTGGAGATGCCCTCTGGCCTCTCTATTTCCGGTTCACCGCTTGACACCAGCAGTGGCGGCAATTCCCCCATTGCCAACTGGCGCATCTCCAGCCCAGGTTAGTGCTCATTGCCACTCTCACATACGTGAACGCAAACACACAACAGGAGaacaattataatatgaaaagacATTGTAGCTAGCTAGGCAATATGTTCGATTCGTACGTCTTGTGCACGCTTACATGCAATGCCTTCTTCTATCCATGTAACATTTCATTGTGTATGAATTTTCAACTGAAATTAggataattaattatgttacatTCCTCCATAATTTAATCCCATACAAACTTAACGACAAATTTGATGATGGTGTTCATTGGTATAGCTAGCATGCGTGCCTAGCATGCGTGCTGTGGTGTGTGCATTTGAACCATTAATTCTTGATTGGCTTGAGTGAAAAGAAAGATATCATAGATTGCATATATCACGACTAATCGAGTGCTGAACGTACTGTGACTTAGGTGATGATCCACGAGACGTCAAGGCTCGGCTCAAGGTGTGGGCACAGGCTGTGGCGCTCGTATCAACATCTCGACAGGGAAGCTGACTACTTTTCTAACTTACATAtatccaacttttttttttgttatttctatttttttttttttttcgagccTGTGTTTTAGTGGGACGAAGAATGTTGTTTCTTCATCTCTCTTTCGATATTGAAAGAGTGGTCCTTTTTTGCAGcgtttcttcaatttttttcctggGATTGTTGGTATTTCATGAGGTGCAGTTTTCTATTTGGTTGCGCACTGCTTTTCAATTCATATGTAAATCTCCTCACTGTATATATAGCACTATAGCCAGATTGAGGATGGAACAGTACTGATGATAGACTATAAACACAGTTGATCAATACTAGTTAGATTTTCTGAAATTGTTTAGCTTTAGCATCTTGATTGACTCGATTACTTACTGCTTTGCTTGGGATCGCGTTAGAGTATAAtttcaacaattaaatttaactGTGTCCGTCAGCCTAAGATTTCAAGACAAGTAGTGCTGTACATGTACACAACTCAAAACTCTTACTATAGACAATAATATTGTGAGTCAAGATGTATTGGCAAAGAAAATGCGCATCAGCTAGCAAGTAACCAAAAGTTGATGTGAGATAAAAAGGTGATGGATTAGACACAACTGCACAAAGGAAAATACCGTAAGTGATGCTATGTTTAATCTCAGTTTGAGGGTACTTTTATCGCATCATTCAATTTTCGAAACCCCAAAGGCGATTTCTGAACAGGCACCAAGGTGGTGCCATAGTagtttttatttcattcattgTAGTGAATGCGAACACCTGGGTACCGCTCAATTCAACACCAATGGTACACTTAAAAAGAGGAAACTGCGGGTGCAAATTTAGTTAGGCCTTGTGCTCTGCTAgtaatgagttaaaaaaatgaatggattTAAGCACCTTATGATATATAGCTCATGCAAAAACCGCCCCAAAAGTACAAAAGGTTGCCACTAACACTCATTATAGGCATTTAAACAACATGCTTAACCCAACATCCAACCTTTGGGATTCGAGGAATCACTTTCCCTACATCCACATCCATTACTACCAACATTAAATATcacaatttcatataaaaacGTAAAGAGAAATGTGGCTTGATTTGAAGATTTTGTGATGGTGTCAATGAAATCCATGATCTCTCTAAATGGAGATAGCATCAATCATATTCGACTCCCACGGGGCTAATTGGACCCCATGCGGGTACTGAATTAGGAACATGTTATGGGCATCAAGAAGACACTTAACAGATATAGGTGGGTAGAAGTAATCCTTGTGGATTGGGAATATGTCATGGTGGCTATAGCATCACTGCAGAAGAAGGCACTAATCTTAGTTTCTAACACCAAAATTGGGAGGAGAATTGAAAGGGTCTATCTAAGATATTGAAAGCCAAGAAACTCCGAAGACCATGAGCGTGTGATCTGTGTCTAATAACAAAGAAACTTCCTTTAGACAGACCGCACATGACGAATGACAACAAATTCGGTACTTTCTAGACTAAAGAAGGGTGGGTAACAGGAAACTCAATCACCTAGAAGATTGGTGCTTCAGAAATGGTAGGATGGGTACTTTTCTTTAGCATCATCAAATGCAAATCAATTCAATGGGAGAAACATGATACCACTTTGGTTTTCCTCAAGCCTTAAATTCTGACGTCCAATGTTTCTTCTCAAAATAAcggttcaaaattttcatttgctGTCATTTAAAATCGGGCCACTTACAAATTACTTACAAGACCTTTGCTTCAGAACTACTTTGTTTTTTAGGTTCATGGAAGTTAGAAAGTCCCCCAGTATGGAAACCTAATTATCAGAAGTTGAAATCTCCTAATGGCACGTTCCATCATAAGTTTGACAGCTAATTGGTTGTTCTGGATTTGCATCTCTTAATTTAGGCAAACCCAGTTGGGTTTCTATGAAATAATACTATAATAGGATGCAATAGGTAATGCCTAGCCTAGGAGTTGGTGGGAGATTGGTCCTGTACGGTTTGGGAATTAAAGATTAACAATCGTGTAAACTCAAAGATTTTGAGGTCCTGTAAACTAATTTGGAATGAAATAATTCAATTGTCTCCAGTATAAGATTGTGAGGAGTGCTGAACTATGCTATGTTTGGGTCTGTGAGTTGCATCATTTCTGGACATTTGAGCCTGGGGAACCTTCAACTTCTGCTGAGACAACAGAACCTCATTCATAAATATATGCAAAAGAGATGAGCAAGAATGTGCTGGCTCTTATAGTTACACTCCTTGGCAAGCATGAATTtatcatttcaaatttcaatgaaatgaattttacaatttcacAATTGAGAAATAGGACGCAGGGAAAATTAAGAAGATGTGAACAGAAATTGAATAATCTCGCACTCACTTGAAAACTAGATTGTGGCATGTGTTGTCACAGGGGTATGCACAGTCAATAGCTTTCACACCCACTCGATCAAAATACCAGTTTCCAACAGACTCTGCAATCCcctgataaataaataatgtaattataaCATACAGTTCACACTAATaaagctttttcttttctcaagtACCAAAAACATACCTATATGTGTGCAcgtgtggaaaaggaaagcaTATGTATGCATCAAGAGTGTTGTAAACATATTAATCAATTGAGCAGAGTCCACCCTAAATTTCAGAACTAAAATGTCGGTTACAATATATAGCAAATATTGCAGTCTGTCTCTATTCTCAACCCCGCcccctctccttttctttttctctcggGGGGAGGTTGTTCCGGTTTTGCTCTCTTgcttttttttagttgtttttccAACTGATTTCATATTGGTGCAGCAACAATGGTTCCAAGCTTTGCAATATACCTAGTTGTGGATGTTCTTAAACATCCTACTTTTCTCCTGTAGCTTGTTCAGATCTCATTTACACATCACATGATACAAAAGTATGCTTACCAACCCTCAATTCTAAACCTACGGCCTCTTTCTACATGACCAGAAAATAAACGACGTAAAAttgcatatatatgatttttgtgATATCATCATGACAGTACAGTGACAGATTGCAATGGATATCAATATAGTGCAAACcttatttgcatttttttttataattaagcaTACCTTATTTGCAATTAGGGGAGAGTTGTCAGCGAACCATGTGTCCTGCCTCTCAGACTGGCAATGAGCAAAACAGGAATTTATGAATAATCCATTTTGACGGGACCTTGAGAAACCTCTAACGGCATTGAGCATTTGATTTCTAAACCCTGCTTTATAGAAgcaaaaaagagtgaaaaataGCTTAATATGCCAAAATAAACATCTACATCCACGATTGATGCAATAAAggaaacaaaaccaaaacaaagttataaattaaagattACCTTGGAGAAAATAGATCTGTGATGAACTACAAAGTGCATGGTTTAATTTGCAGTTATTCCAATAGCCACGAGGATCAGCTGAACGTGGAGCTAAGCTCTCTTGGAGctattgaaaacaaataacatgAGATCTAATCATAGTAATTGCAGGTTATATTGGTTAGCAGAAACCATTTTAAGTAAGAGTATGATGATAGCACAAATGCACAAAGGGATCCAAACAATGATTGGATTGCTTGCCTCAGAGGTATTATTTTAAGCTTATCGGAAATCTACTGACTCTACcaaactataagaaaaatactctGCTTTAGCAGTGCATTCATGCTAAGAGCCAGTACAGGGGACAGCTCAAAAGATGAATTTTCTAATACAAAGTAGCATTTGCAACTTGTGGGCAGTTCAGGAGGCATAGATAACTCATTCTCAATCCTCACCACTGATGTGGGAAGCATAGATAACTCTATCAATCATCACCACTGACATATAATTGGATGTAACTATAAATTGTTGGAAAGCAAAATAGAGCATAGAATTAAGCtcccatcaaaaaaaaaaaaagagagagaaggataAAAAGGGTTACCTGCCATGCATCATAGGCTGCATTTAGAATAAATAATGGTGTCTTAACATTCGCAATCAAGTTCTGAGGAAAGAAGcactaagagagagagggagagagagaattcaaaTATGTCAGATTCTCGGATTTtctctcttaataaaattcacTCATGAAATTTCATTACAATCAAGAGAAGAGAGAATCACCAATGTTGGATCCAGGTGGTTGGTACAAGTATTCGGCAGATTCTTTTGCACTCCCTAAAAATTTATACAGATATCCATAAATGAAAGGTCAGACATACAAGGCAAGTGAAAATTTATTCAGAACCCATAAGATTTATATTGCTtcaatcaaaggaaaaaaatcaagaaGATGATTATTTGCGATTATAATACAATACTTCGGCAACTGAGTTTTACTATGTAAAAGGTAAATGCCACAGATATAGCttgaaaattttcagaaaagaGCACTCAAGAAGTTAAATTCAAGTTTACAATCAAACCTATCAaaaatcacatgaaaaaaattgtcTTAAGACTCTGAACTGGGTTTGACAACaatggaaatgaaaaaatgatcatTACCTGTAAGTTAACCACACCTCCATACATATTCCTTAAAGTTCGCCCACCAGATACATCAACTCTATATGGTCAAATGAAATCATCAGTATACATTTTCCTATCAACAACTTGCATGCTAATAGAAGTTGTAAAAGATTTCCAAGTATTATAGCTGATTACGCATCAAGGAACAATCCAGCATCACTTAGACATTTCACTTTGGTAGTTCGTGGAAACAAGTCCCGAAACTCGTCACAGTGTAGTATGGAAGCTAGGCCCCCAGCAGAGCATCCAGAAAGAAGAGCCTGAAGATATATTTGGACAAAAAATAACCATTAAGATCAAATCTgagtaaaaataaagaattcaatgTTAAACAGTAAACCTGGTTAGCATTCTGCATTCCCTTGGACATTAACTCTTCCATAGCAGCTAACCAAATCCGCTGTCCTCGAAAATTGAGTTGTGCAGCCTAAAAATTGATAGTGGCACAGGTAGAAAGACCTTGTCAAACAATGTTGTATGATAATTGACATTGGAATGAAACTACACCTATTTTGGgggttattattttgtaaatgacTGCATCTCACCTCGTAAATTAAGtgataaaaagaacaaaatactCTGAAGGTCCAATTCATGAAACTGATGCCATGTATATATAAACgcagtagaaaaaaaaaatgtatctaATGTTTCAGGAAAAAGTGTGAGGGCAGATTTTGTTCCAACCAACCTCATCCCGACTATCCCCATTGAAAGATGCCCCATCACAGTAACGTAGCTTGACTCTGTTCCAGTTGAAAAAATCTGCAAGCATAAGAAGCCCTCTGTAGGTAAATGCTCAGGAAAACAGAAAACAAGAACAGAGGGGAATAAATGAACCAAAGAAAATTGTTTGTGTTGAGAGAAAGTATCAAGGCTTTGAAAATAAACCGGGATTTTCTTCTGCTTTATTGCTCAATATTCCCGTGAATGGTATCAGTTTTTCCATAAATTTTGATGACCCGCGGCGAGTAGTTTTGCGGTAAACACAGCTTCTTATTGTATTACACCATCCCCCTCCCTACATCAACACATAATGACGTAAAGCCAGAAGCATTGGCCAAAACAAAGCATTCAAGGAATAGAGGGCAAGACAACTTTTAGTAACCACTTGAAACTACACAGAACCCATGACaaacaagcaaacaaacacagCCTTTAAAAATCAAACATGAATAGATATTCGAACCACCGTTCTTCAGAATATGAGAATTCCAACAGTTAAACAGGGTGCCACAGACCTCTAATTGAATGAGCCAACTGTTTGCACCAGATCCGCGACCACGATGCAGATGGTAACCAGGCAGCGTCCCATCCAAGCAAACTGTTGCAATAGAAGACAGCAAACAGAGAACTTATTTCCCACACAAGATTAAgaagttaattaaatttagcaGCTAATCGGCACGTCAAACAATCGTGAAAACTTGAAACATGTAATTTCCTTCTTAACCAATGAACAGCTGGAATAGAAGGAAGGCCCCAGTTCGATTTTACTACATGAGATTTGATGCAGCATGTTGATGAGTGCAGCCACAAGTAGCGTGAAAACATTAAGCAGGACGGGGGAAAATTTTAGCATCAAAGCAACAAAGACATTGAGGCAGTGAATTAACAAGTTGATTGGATGATGATCCGAACCAACTTCAGTGCTGATagcaattaaaattaataaaacaattaGAGCTGCTATGGCTCGCAAGAAAAGGAAATTGCTGTCCACAATCCCAAACCCGAATGTAAAACacgaaaagttataaaaaaaaaaaaccaaaaagaagaaagattttAGCTAGAAAGCAAGGGGTATGAACTATGAACGATGACAAGAATGACAGAATGACATGCACttaaatataatgaatataaattGCTTCCGAGTGAAGCCAATGTGCAAGACACGCAATACAAAAGTGTACATAAACAACTAGGCGCACgcacaggagagagagagagagagagagggagagagagagagagagaccggcTCCTTTAGAAGCAGCTCCATAAATAAGAGTCAAGGGGACCATGAGGGGTTTGGGCAAGGAAGGTGATGCAGCTGCGGCATCATTCTCCAACAAAGAAAGCAGACCCTCCTTCTCTGTCTCTATTTCCAACTCTGTGACATTGAAGTCCTCAAAAGAACCACGTTCAGATCCGCTCAACACGAACCCAACAAAGCAAAAGGCATACCCCAGCACTGTCAGAATCTGAATCACcctcattcttcttctcctcttcctcttcctccgtTTGTTGTAATTATCCAACCCCCGTCCTCACTACCCCTCACTCACTCCGTCATTCTTTACCACATGTTTACTATTATGTAAAGTAGAGCATAAACAAATGTATGCGAAATGCAACACAGGCCACcctttttcagttttttgtCCTTGGAAATTTCACTCCCGCTGCCCCGCCCGCAATGAAATGCAAGCTGTTGggaataaattaatttgttggtgtTAAGTATTCGCagggaaacataatcaaaagggtccaaaaaagaaaagaagaaaaagagtgaCAGTCTGTTTGCtcaatgaaacaaaaataaataaaaggaagacCTTTGcctgtccctctctctctctctactctatGATCTATCAATGGACTGTATGTAGAGCTGTAAAGCCACGTCTCAATCAATGCAGTTTTTACGTTTTTCTTTTGGTGTGTTTGctt
Protein-coding sequences here:
- the LOC109007768 gene encoding uncharacterized protein LOC109007768 is translated as MASDETMTIHSSTQEDDYDEDIYDGYDHDQQPHPLINLSRLSVCTSSSNLYENDHEDDDDDDDDDVGHGNYYQAAEGDNGMRMFMSRLSIESFDADEEYSDEKEGKELTGLSPDSDSEQGCFSLPATPRRRNRGHGLLNQNHQQLIGVKEYASENEAQKGLLARKKTRNNVRRRKIIRERRPLEKAGWENFDCNKMSKNNMMMDMGGMDAAGVNNSNCQSVSGESDQGSAGGGAGGCSGAGVMVITRPKGGRRSLCMDLEEVKACRDLGFELEHERMLEMPSGLSISGSPLDTSSGGNSPIANWRISSPGDDPRDVKARLKVWAQAVALVSTSRQGS
- the LOC109007767 gene encoding pectin acetylesterase 12-like; amino-acid sequence: MRVIQILTVLGYAFCFVGFVLSGSERGSFEDFNVTELEIETEKEGLLSLLENDAAAASPSLPKPLMVPLTLIYGAASKGAVCLDGTLPGYHLHRGRGSGANSWLIQLEGGGWCNTIRSCVYRKTTRRGSSKFMEKLIPFTGILSNKAEENPDFFNWNRVKLRYCDGASFNGDSRDEAAQLNFRGQRIWLAAMEELMSKGMQNANQALLSGCSAGGLASILHCDEFRDLFPRTTKVKCLSDAGLFLDAVDVSGGRTLRNMYGGVVNLQGVQKNLPNTCTNHLDPTLCFFPQNLIANVKTPLFILNAAYDAWQLQESLAPRSADPRGYWNNCKLNHALCSSSQIYFLQGFRNQMLNAVRGFSRSRQNGLFINSCFAHCQSERQDTWFADNSPLIANKGIAESVGNWYFDRVGVKAIDCAYPCDNTCHNLVFK